The following are encoded together in the Nocardioides sp. Arc9.136 genome:
- a CDS encoding response regulator transcription factor: MTGPAAGAVAGPAARPVRVLVVDDDPLVRSALSLMLGGQADLEVVGEAGNGREGVLLGDSLRPDVVLMDIRMPVLDGLEATRRLHRLPDPPRVIVLTTFDADEHVVEALAAGADGFLLKDTPPARIVEALRKVADGEPMLSPSVTRTLIDRLRAAHAEPADDRALRAERRLALLTEREREVALAVGRGLSNAEIARELHLSVPTVKAHVSRLFDKLVVTNRVQIAICVHDAGLV, translated from the coding sequence GTGACCGGCCCGGCGGCCGGTGCCGTGGCCGGCCCCGCGGCGCGGCCGGTCCGGGTGCTGGTCGTCGACGACGACCCGCTGGTGCGGTCGGCGCTGTCGCTGATGCTCGGCGGACAGGCCGACCTGGAGGTCGTGGGCGAGGCCGGGAACGGCCGCGAGGGCGTGCTGCTCGGCGACTCGCTGCGGCCCGACGTGGTGCTGATGGACATCCGGATGCCGGTGCTCGACGGGCTGGAGGCCACCCGGCGGCTGCACCGGCTGCCCGACCCGCCGCGGGTGATCGTGCTGACGACGTTCGACGCCGACGAGCACGTGGTCGAGGCGCTGGCCGCGGGTGCCGACGGGTTCCTGCTCAAGGACACCCCGCCGGCCCGGATCGTCGAGGCGCTGCGCAAGGTCGCCGACGGGGAACCGATGCTCTCCCCCTCGGTGACGCGGACCCTCATCGACCGGCTGCGCGCGGCGCACGCCGAGCCCGCCGACGACCGCGCGCTCCGCGCCGAGCGGCGGCTGGCGCTGCTCACCGAGCGGGAGCGCGAGGTGGCCCTGGCGGTCGGGCGCGGACTGAGCAACGCCGAGATCGCCCGGGAGCTCCACCTCTCGGTGCCGACCGTGAAGGCGCACGTGTCCCGGCTCTTCGACAAGCTGGTCGTCACCAACCGGGTGCAGATCGCGATCTGCGTGCACGACGCCGGGCTCGTCTGA
- a CDS encoding M67 family metallopeptidase, with amino-acid sequence MLTIDQATYDAIVRHAKRDHPDEACGIVAGPEGSDRPERLVEMVNAAGSPTFYEFDSTELLELYKQMWDNDEEPVVIYHSHTATEAYPSRTDIGLASEPGAHYVLVSTREHGNNEGPVEFRSYRIVDGAVTEEEVTVVAALP; translated from the coding sequence GTGCTCACCATCGACCAGGCGACGTACGACGCCATCGTCCGGCACGCGAAGCGCGACCACCCCGACGAGGCGTGCGGCATCGTGGCCGGCCCCGAGGGCAGCGACCGCCCCGAGCGGCTCGTCGAGATGGTCAACGCGGCGGGGAGCCCGACCTTCTACGAGTTCGACTCCACCGAGCTGCTCGAGCTGTACAAGCAGATGTGGGACAACGACGAGGAGCCGGTCGTGATCTACCACTCCCACACCGCGACCGAGGCCTACCCCAGCCGCACCGACATCGGCCTGGCCAGCGAGCCCGGCGCCCACTACGTGCTCGTCAGCACCCGCGAGCACGGGAATAACGAGGGCCCGGTGGAGTTCAGGTCCTACAGGATCGTCGACGGCGCGGTGACCGAGGAAGAGGTCACCGTGGTCGCCGCGCTGCCCTGA
- a CDS encoding alkaline phosphatase family protein: MRRTSLVAALVTGLLSLSCTSAPPAPAERAEPAERAVAPDGRVLAVSVDGLNPAALGRLGTARTPVLHRLLAEGAATTAARTERELTLTLPNHTGMVTGRRVDRVRGGHGVTWNTHRPGTTVQRAAGHAVASVFSVVHAGGGESAVFTGKEKFTLFERSWPQGVDALTYDEDPLALVKAARRDLLHQDRALTFLHLATPDVAGHANGFMSQPYLDAVARTDRLLGKLLRAVEADEELRRELTVVLTADHGGKGRDHFDATRYANYRVPFLVWGPGIEPADLYALNADRRAPGRTRTSYAGKQPVRNGDLANVVTGLLGLDPVPGSAFGRTDPLDVTAD; encoded by the coding sequence GTGCGCCGGACCTCCCTCGTAGCCGCCCTCGTCACGGGCCTGCTGTCCCTCTCCTGCACCTCCGCGCCCCCGGCTCCGGCCGAGCGCGCGGAGCCGGCCGAGCGCGCCGTCGCCCCGGACGGCCGCGTGCTGGCGGTCTCCGTCGACGGGTTGAACCCCGCCGCTCTGGGCCGGCTCGGCACGGCCCGCACCCCGGTGCTGCACCGCCTGCTCGCCGAGGGCGCGGCGACGACGGCGGCCCGGACCGAGCGGGAGCTGACGCTGACGCTGCCCAACCACACCGGCATGGTCACCGGGCGGCGCGTCGACCGGGTGCGCGGCGGCCACGGCGTCACCTGGAACACCCACCGCCCCGGCACGACCGTCCAGCGCGCCGCCGGCCACGCCGTCGCCTCGGTCTTCAGCGTCGTGCACGCCGGCGGCGGGGAGTCGGCGGTCTTCACCGGGAAGGAGAAGTTCACGCTCTTCGAGCGCTCCTGGCCGCAGGGCGTGGACGCGCTGACCTACGACGAGGACCCGCTCGCGCTGGTCAAGGCGGCCCGGCGCGACCTGCTGCACCAGGACCGCGCACTGACCTTCCTCCACCTCGCCACGCCCGACGTGGCCGGTCACGCGAACGGCTTCATGTCCCAGCCCTACCTCGACGCCGTCGCCCGCACCGACCGGCTGCTCGGCAAGCTCCTGCGGGCCGTCGAGGCCGACGAGGAGCTGCGGAGGGAGCTGACCGTCGTCCTCACCGCCGACCACGGCGGCAAGGGCCGCGACCACTTCGACGCGACGCGGTACGCCAACTACCGGGTGCCGTTCCTGGTCTGGGGGCCCGGCATCGAGCCGGCCGACCTGTACGCGCTCAACGCCGACCGCAGGGCACCCGGCCGCACGCGCACGTCGTACGCAGGAAAGCAGCCGGTCCGCAACGGCGACCTGGCCAACGTGGTGACCGGCCTGCTCGGGCTCGACCCGGTGCCGGGCAGCGCGTTCGGCCGGACCGACCCGCTCGACGTCACCGCCGACTGA
- a CDS encoding PLP-dependent cysteine synthase family protein, producing MRYDNLLASVGGTPLVGLPRLSPSPEVRLWAKLEDRNPTGSIKDRPALRMIEQAEADGLLRPGCTILEPTSGNTGISLAMAAKLKGYRIVCVMPENTSEERRQLLRMWGAEIISSPAAGGSNEAVRVAKRVADEHPDWVMLYQYGNAANALAHEEGTGPELLADLPGITHFVAGLGTTGTLMGVSRFFRRAKPDVRIVAAEPRYGELVYGLRNLDEGFVPELYDADLIDSRFSVGPRDAVRRVRELLELEGIFAGISTGAILHAALGQAAKAVKAGESADIAFVVCDGGWKYLSTGAYEGTVDEAEDRLEGQLWA from the coding sequence ATGCGCTACGACAACCTCCTCGCCTCGGTCGGCGGCACCCCGCTGGTCGGGCTGCCCCGCCTCTCGCCCTCCCCGGAGGTGCGGCTGTGGGCGAAGCTGGAGGACCGCAACCCGACCGGCTCGATCAAGGACCGCCCGGCACTGCGGATGATCGAGCAGGCCGAGGCCGACGGACTGCTCCGCCCGGGCTGCACCATCCTCGAGCCGACGTCGGGCAACACCGGCATCTCGCTGGCGATGGCGGCCAAGCTCAAGGGCTACCGGATCGTCTGCGTGATGCCGGAGAACACCTCCGAGGAGCGCCGCCAGCTGCTGCGGATGTGGGGCGCGGAGATCATCTCCTCGCCGGCCGCCGGCGGGTCCAACGAGGCCGTCCGCGTCGCCAAGCGGGTCGCCGACGAGCACCCGGACTGGGTGATGCTCTACCAGTACGGCAACGCCGCCAACGCGCTCGCCCACGAGGAGGGGACCGGCCCCGAGCTGCTGGCCGACCTCCCCGGCATCACCCACTTCGTGGCCGGCCTCGGCACCACGGGCACGCTGATGGGGGTCAGCCGGTTCTTCCGCCGGGCCAAGCCCGACGTGCGGATCGTGGCGGCCGAGCCACGGTACGGCGAGCTCGTCTACGGGCTGCGCAACCTCGACGAGGGGTTCGTGCCCGAGCTGTACGACGCCGACCTGATCGACTCCCGGTTCTCCGTCGGCCCGCGCGACGCGGTGCGCCGCGTGCGGGAGCTGCTCGAGCTCGAGGGCATCTTCGCCGGCATCTCGACCGGTGCGATCCTGCACGCCGCGCTCGGCCAGGCCGCCAAGGCGGTCAAGGCCGGCGAGAGCGCCGACATCGCCTTCGTCGTGTGCGACGGCGGCTGGAAGTACCTCTCCACCGGCGCCTACGAGGGCACCGTCGACGAGGCCGAGGACCGCCTCGAGGGCCAGCTGTGGGCCTGA
- a CDS encoding DUF3152 domain-containing protein, whose product MGLTRLLLAVLLGAALLVATPGAAGAQPVPTQPPLVKGEPVYGERLVAGAGTWDTGSGSGSEQLTLTYQWLRAGEAVPGATGRTLRLGLDDLGRRISVAVTATDPAGESATAVSAPTARVERADFDVRSRPRVAGVARFGRSVALRAGDVRPAPTRTRTRWTVAGEPVAGERGRTYRVRPGDVGRRLRGVVTLRAPGHRTTVLRTAARRVEHRVDVRRTVTYSVQTRGRITTSLATFRRQAQETYLDARGWRGGGVRFVPVRRGGSFTLVLAAAAEVPRFSPVCSATWSCRVGRYVVINQERWKHASPAWNAARGARRDYRHMVVNHETGHWLGRGHASCGGPGQLAPVMQQQSKGLGGCRFNPWPTLGELR is encoded by the coding sequence GTGGGCCTGACCCGGCTCCTGCTCGCGGTGCTCCTCGGCGCCGCGCTGCTGGTCGCGACGCCCGGGGCCGCCGGAGCGCAGCCGGTGCCGACGCAGCCGCCGCTGGTCAAGGGCGAGCCGGTGTACGGCGAGCGGCTCGTCGCCGGGGCGGGCACCTGGGACACCGGCTCCGGCTCAGGCTCCGAGCAGCTGACCCTCACCTACCAGTGGCTGCGTGCCGGCGAGGCCGTCCCGGGCGCCACCGGCCGCACGCTCCGGCTGGGGCTCGACGACCTCGGCCGCCGCATCAGCGTCGCCGTCACCGCCACGGACCCGGCCGGGGAGAGCGCCACCGCGGTCTCCGCGCCCACCGCCCGGGTCGAGCGGGCCGACTTCGACGTGCGGTCGCGGCCGCGGGTAGCGGGCGTCGCCCGCTTCGGGCGCAGCGTCGCGCTGCGCGCCGGCGACGTCCGACCCGCGCCGACGCGCACGCGCACCCGGTGGACCGTCGCCGGCGAGCCCGTCGCCGGCGAGCGCGGCCGGACCTACCGCGTCCGGCCCGGTGACGTCGGCCGGCGGCTGCGGGGAGTGGTGACCCTCCGCGCGCCGGGCCACCGCACGACGGTCCTGCGCACCGCCGCGCGGCGGGTCGAGCACCGCGTCGACGTGCGCCGCACGGTCACCTACTCGGTGCAGACCCGCGGCCGGATCACCACCAGCCTCGCGACGTTTCGCCGCCAGGCGCAGGAGACCTACCTCGACGCCCGCGGCTGGCGCGGCGGGGGAGTCCGCTTCGTGCCGGTCCGGCGCGGTGGCTCGTTCACGCTCGTGCTCGCGGCGGCCGCGGAGGTGCCGCGGTTCAGCCCGGTCTGCAGCGCCACGTGGAGCTGCCGGGTGGGTCGCTACGTGGTGATCAACCAGGAGCGGTGGAAGCACGCCTCACCGGCCTGGAACGCCGCCCGCGGAGCCCGGCGCGACTACCGCCACATGGTCGTGAACCACGAGACCGGCCACTGGCTGGGCCGCGGCCACGCCTCGTGCGGCGGCCCGGGCCAGCTCGCCCCGGTCATGCAGCAGCAGTCCAAGGGGCTCGGCGGGTGCCGGTTCAACCCGTGGCCCACCCTCGGGGAGCTGCGCTGA
- a CDS encoding MoaD/ThiS family protein, producing MAIEVRIPTILRTYTDGEKAVTGDGASLSALIDDLEANHPGLKDRLIDNGDLRRFVNVYINDEDVRFIGGLEAPLSDGDQVVVLPAVAGGC from the coding sequence ATGGCCATCGAGGTCCGAATCCCGACCATCCTGCGCACCTACACCGACGGCGAGAAGGCCGTGACCGGTGACGGCGCCAGCCTGAGCGCGCTGATCGACGACCTGGAGGCGAACCACCCCGGCCTCAAGGACCGCCTCATCGACAACGGCGACCTGCGCCGGTTCGTCAACGTCTACATCAACGACGAGGACGTCCGCTTCATCGGCGGCCTCGAGGCCCCGCTCAGCGACGGCGACCAGGTCGTCGTGCTGCCCGCCGTCGCCGGCGGCTGCTGA
- a CDS encoding MBL fold metallo-hydrolase, producing MRLTVVGCSGSYPGPTSPASCYLLEAEHDDGTGPRTWRVLVDLGSGALGPLQAVVDPLSIDAVLLSHLHADHCLDLCGYHVLRRYHPDGAQPRIPVYGPEGTADRMARAYDLPLETGMHEEFDFRVWDGPVRVGPFAVDPVPVDHPVPAFGLRIEADGAVLAYSGDTGPCTGLDRVATDADLFLAEASFEEGVDNPPNLHLTGAECGDTATRAAARRLVLTHVPPWHDPAVVLAEATATYDGPVELARPGAVYELGS from the coding sequence GTGAGGCTCACGGTCGTCGGGTGCTCGGGGTCCTACCCCGGCCCGACGTCCCCCGCCAGCTGCTACCTGCTCGAGGCCGAGCACGACGACGGCACCGGTCCGCGCACCTGGCGCGTGCTGGTCGACCTCGGCAGCGGGGCGCTCGGACCGTTGCAGGCGGTCGTGGACCCGCTGAGCATCGACGCGGTGCTGCTCAGCCACCTGCACGCCGACCACTGCCTCGACCTGTGCGGCTACCACGTGCTGCGGCGCTACCACCCCGACGGTGCGCAGCCGCGGATCCCCGTCTACGGCCCCGAGGGGACCGCGGACCGGATGGCCCGGGCCTACGACCTGCCGCTCGAGACGGGCATGCACGAGGAGTTCGACTTCCGGGTGTGGGACGGCCCGGTCCGGGTGGGGCCGTTCGCGGTCGACCCGGTGCCGGTCGACCACCCGGTCCCGGCGTTCGGGCTGCGGATCGAGGCGGACGGCGCGGTGCTGGCCTACAGCGGCGACACCGGCCCGTGCACCGGCCTGGACCGCGTCGCGACCGACGCCGACCTCTTCCTCGCCGAGGCGTCGTTCGAGGAGGGCGTCGACAACCCGCCGAACCTGCACCTCACCGGCGCCGAGTGCGGCGACACCGCCACCCGCGCGGCCGCGCGCCGGCTGGTGCTGACCCACGTGCCGCCGTGGCACGACCCGGCCGTCGTGCTGGCCGAGGCGACCGCGACGTACGACGGTCCCGTCGAGCTCGCCCGTCCCGGCGCGGTCTACGAGCTCGGCTCCTGA
- a CDS encoding NYN domain-containing protein, with the protein MAAQGDRRTFVLVDGENIDATLGNSLLGRRPLPEERPRWERVTAYAEQLWGQPVTGLFFLNASNGQLPSSFVQALLAMDYRPVPLAGRTDEKVVDIGIQRTLDALLQRADDVLLVSHDADFAEHLNRLLDESAYKRRVGLVALREYASAQFDTLGIRVHDLEDDVRAFNVPLPRVRIIPLDEFDPERFLR; encoded by the coding sequence ATGGCCGCGCAGGGAGACCGCCGCACGTTCGTCCTCGTCGACGGCGAGAACATCGACGCGACGCTCGGCAACTCCCTGCTCGGCCGACGGCCGCTCCCCGAGGAGCGGCCCCGCTGGGAGCGGGTGACGGCGTACGCCGAGCAGCTGTGGGGCCAGCCGGTCACCGGCCTGTTCTTCCTCAACGCCTCCAACGGCCAGCTGCCCAGCAGCTTCGTGCAGGCGCTCCTGGCGATGGACTACCGGCCGGTCCCGCTGGCCGGCCGCACCGACGAGAAGGTCGTCGACATCGGCATCCAGCGCACGCTGGACGCGCTGCTGCAGCGCGCCGACGACGTGCTGCTGGTCAGCCACGACGCCGACTTCGCCGAGCACCTCAACCGGCTGCTCGACGAGAGCGCCTACAAGCGCCGCGTCGGCCTCGTCGCCCTGCGCGAGTACGCCAGCGCCCAGTTCGACACCCTCGGCATCCGCGTCCACGACCTCGAGGACGACGTGCGGGCGTTCAACGTCCCGCTGCCCCGCGTGCGGATCATCCCCCTGGACGAGTTCGACCCCGAGCGCTTCCTGCGCTGA
- a CDS encoding sensor histidine kinase, producing MDRPGPEDFQPPLTPWGRTWRLLAMLALTAIVWLPVAGAQLREARWLFWLDLGLGLVSYLLVTRRRQWPLAVALLTSAFAGISGVAAGPATLAAVSVATRRRWQQLAVVFVVGLAGAQLFTITQDDGGDPLWLLTTLNVIVLAACIGWGMYLGSRRELLWTLRHRAERAEAEQELRVARARSTERARIAREMHDVLAHRISQISLHAGALSFREDLSAEQMRASAAVIQDKAHEALTDLRGVLGVLRDEDTGEVVHTPQPTYDDVPRLVAEATEAGLHVEHLDRVDRTAGPVPDGVGRTVYRIVQEGITNARKHAPGALLTIEVSGSPEHGVDVCLRNPLGFGTGVTPGAGLGLVGLSERADLRGGRLEHRRDSGAFVLHGWLPWAA from the coding sequence GTGGACCGGCCGGGCCCCGAGGACTTCCAGCCGCCGCTGACGCCCTGGGGGCGGACGTGGCGGCTGCTCGCCATGCTCGCGCTGACCGCGATCGTGTGGCTGCCGGTGGCCGGGGCGCAGCTGCGGGAGGCCCGCTGGCTGTTCTGGCTCGACCTCGGCCTGGGGCTGGTGTCCTACCTCCTGGTGACCCGGCGGCGGCAGTGGCCGCTCGCGGTCGCCCTGCTGACCAGCGCGTTCGCCGGGATCTCCGGCGTGGCGGCCGGGCCGGCGACGCTGGCGGCGGTCTCCGTCGCCACCCGCCGGCGGTGGCAGCAGCTCGCCGTGGTCTTCGTCGTGGGGCTGGCCGGCGCCCAGCTGTTCACGATCACCCAGGACGACGGCGGCGACCCGCTGTGGCTGCTGACCACCCTCAACGTCATCGTGCTGGCGGCGTGCATCGGCTGGGGCATGTACCTCGGCTCCCGCCGCGAGCTGCTGTGGACGCTGCGGCACCGCGCCGAGCGCGCGGAGGCCGAGCAGGAGCTGCGGGTCGCACGCGCCCGCAGCACCGAGCGGGCTCGCATCGCGCGGGAGATGCACGACGTGCTGGCCCACCGGATCTCCCAGATCTCGCTCCACGCGGGGGCGCTGAGCTTCCGCGAGGACCTCTCGGCCGAGCAGATGCGGGCCAGCGCGGCGGTCATCCAGGACAAGGCGCACGAGGCGCTGACCGACCTGCGCGGCGTGCTCGGCGTCCTTCGCGACGAGGACACCGGCGAGGTCGTCCACACCCCGCAGCCGACGTACGACGACGTCCCCCGGCTCGTGGCCGAGGCGACCGAGGCGGGGCTGCACGTCGAGCACCTCGACCGGGTCGACCGCACGGCGGGCCCGGTGCCCGACGGCGTCGGCCGCACGGTCTACCGGATCGTCCAGGAGGGGATCACCAACGCCCGCAAGCACGCTCCGGGGGCACTGCTGACCATCGAGGTGAGCGGCTCCCCCGAGCACGGCGTGGACGTCTGCCTGCGCAACCCGCTCGGCTTCGGGACGGGCGTCACCCCGGGTGCCGGGCTCGGCCTGGTCGGGCTGTCGGAGCGCGCCGACCTGCGCGGCGGGCGCCTGGAGCACCGCCGCGACAGCGGGGCGTTCGTGCTGCACGGGTGGCTGCCGTGGGCGGCGTGA
- the gdhA gene encoding NADP-specific glutamate dehydrogenase, translating into MDPLLQPHYETVLARNPGEREFHQAVLEVLESLGPVVRKHQHYVDEAVIERLCEPERQLIFRVPWTDDRGRVQINRAFRVEFNSALGPYKGGLRFHPSVYLGIVKFLGFEQIFKNALTGMPIGGGKGGSDFDPKGRGDAEVMRFCQSLMTELYRHLGEYTDVPAGDIGVGGREIGYLFGQYKRITNRYESGVLTGKGLAYGGSQVRTEATGYGTVFFTEEMLRTSDRSLSGRRVVVSGSGNVAIYAAQKAAELGAQVVACSDSSGYVVDEAGLDIALLRQVKEVDRARLSAYADQRPGATFVADGRVWDVPCEVALPCATQNELDADAAQVLVDNGVLVVAEGANMPCTPEATRVFQERGVLFAPGKAANAGGVATSALEMQQNASRDSWSFAHTEERLRDIMVGVHERCATAADEYGTPGNYVAGANISSFLQVADAMLSLGVV; encoded by the coding sequence CTGGACCCGCTGCTGCAGCCGCACTACGAGACGGTGCTCGCCCGCAACCCCGGCGAGCGCGAGTTCCACCAGGCGGTGCTCGAGGTGCTCGAGTCGCTCGGACCGGTCGTGCGCAAGCACCAGCACTACGTCGACGAGGCCGTCATCGAGCGGCTCTGCGAGCCCGAGCGCCAGCTGATCTTCCGGGTGCCGTGGACCGACGACCGGGGCCGCGTGCAGATCAACCGCGCCTTCCGCGTCGAGTTCAACTCCGCGCTCGGCCCCTACAAGGGCGGCCTGCGGTTCCACCCGTCGGTCTACCTCGGGATCGTGAAGTTCCTCGGCTTCGAGCAGATCTTCAAGAACGCGCTGACCGGCATGCCCATCGGCGGCGGCAAGGGCGGGTCGGACTTCGACCCCAAGGGCCGCGGCGACGCCGAGGTCATGCGCTTCTGCCAGTCCCTGATGACCGAGCTCTACCGACACCTCGGGGAGTACACCGACGTCCCCGCCGGCGACATCGGCGTCGGCGGCCGCGAGATCGGCTACCTGTTCGGGCAGTACAAGCGGATCACCAACCGCTACGAGTCCGGCGTGCTCACCGGCAAGGGACTGGCGTACGGCGGCTCGCAGGTCCGCACCGAGGCCACCGGCTACGGCACGGTGTTCTTCACCGAGGAGATGCTGCGCACCTCCGACCGGTCGCTCTCGGGCCGGCGGGTCGTGGTCTCGGGGTCGGGCAACGTCGCGATCTACGCCGCGCAGAAGGCCGCCGAGCTCGGTGCGCAGGTCGTCGCCTGCTCGGACTCCTCGGGGTACGTCGTCGACGAGGCCGGCCTCGACATCGCCCTGCTGCGGCAGGTCAAGGAGGTCGACCGGGCCCGGCTCTCGGCGTACGCCGACCAGCGCCCCGGCGCGACGTTCGTCGCCGACGGCCGCGTGTGGGACGTGCCGTGCGAGGTCGCCCTCCCCTGCGCCACGCAGAACGAGCTCGACGCCGACGCCGCCCAGGTGCTGGTCGACAACGGCGTGCTCGTCGTCGCCGAGGGCGCCAACATGCCGTGCACGCCCGAGGCGACCCGCGTGTTCCAGGAGCGCGGCGTGCTCTTCGCGCCGGGCAAGGCCGCCAACGCCGGCGGTGTCGCCACCAGCGCCCTGGAGATGCAGCAGAACGCCTCGCGCGACTCCTGGTCCTTCGCCCACACCGAGGAGCGGCTGCGCGACATCATGGTCGGCGTCCACGAGCGCTGCGCGACCGCGGCCGACGAGTACGGCACCCCCGGCAACTACGTCGCCGGCGCCAACATCTCCTCGTTCCTCCAGGTCGCCGACGCGATGCTGTCGCTCGGGGTCGTCTGA
- the murI gene encoding glutamate racemase, whose protein sequence is MSSPAAVGDLDAPIGIFDSGFGGLTVARSVIDQLPHESIAYVGDTARQPYGPKPIGEVREYALECLDHLVEQGVKALVIACNSASAAMLRDARERYDVPVVEVIYPATRRAVAASRTGRIGVICTRATAESMAYDDAFAAAPQVELLTRACPRFVDFVEAGVTGGPELIEAAHEYLDPLIEARVDTLILGCTHYPLLTGVISYVMGDAVTLVSSAEECAKDVYKMLTATGLMRGSGEPAYSFVTTGSPAEFETIGRRFLGPEMVAAGQFAGGLR, encoded by the coding sequence GTGTCCAGTCCCGCAGCCGTCGGGGACCTCGACGCCCCCATCGGCATCTTCGACTCCGGCTTCGGCGGGCTGACGGTGGCACGGTCGGTCATCGACCAGCTGCCCCACGAGTCCATCGCCTACGTCGGCGACACCGCTCGCCAGCCGTACGGCCCCAAGCCGATCGGCGAGGTCCGGGAGTACGCCCTGGAGTGCCTCGACCACCTCGTCGAGCAGGGGGTCAAGGCGCTGGTGATCGCGTGCAACTCCGCCAGCGCCGCGATGCTGCGCGACGCCCGCGAGCGGTACGACGTGCCGGTCGTCGAGGTGATCTACCCCGCCACGCGGCGTGCGGTGGCCGCCAGCCGCACCGGGCGGATCGGCGTGATCTGCACCCGTGCGACCGCCGAGTCGATGGCGTACGACGACGCCTTCGCCGCGGCGCCCCAGGTCGAGCTCCTCACCCGGGCCTGCCCCCGCTTCGTCGACTTCGTCGAGGCCGGCGTGACCGGAGGCCCGGAGCTGATCGAGGCCGCGCACGAGTACCTCGACCCGCTGATCGAGGCGCGCGTCGACACGCTGATCCTCGGCTGCACGCACTACCCCCTGCTGACCGGTGTCATCTCCTACGTGATGGGCGACGCCGTCACCCTGGTCAGCAGCGCCGAGGAGTGTGCGAAGGACGTGTACAAGATGCTGACCGCCACCGGCCTGATGCGCGGCTCCGGGGAGCCGGCGTACTCCTTCGTCACCACGGGCTCGCCCGCCGAGTTCGAGACGATCGGCCGGCGGTTCCTCGGCCCCGAGATGGTCGCGGCCGGCCAGTTCGCCGGGGGCCTGCGGTGA
- a CDS encoding ABC transporter ATP-binding protein — translation MIKVDRLTRTYGGFTAVDDVSFTCQPGRVTGFLGPNGAGKTTTMRIMVGLTPATKGQVTIGGLDYHDIPNPGRHVGVLLDAGAQHAGRTGREILTLGAKTMGLPMSRVDEMLALVSLTDAEATRRMRNYSLGMKQRLGIAHALLGDPSVLILDEPANGLDPAGIRWMRDLLKGYANRGGTVLLSSHLLNEVELVADEMILIGRGRIVAQGDKKTLLAQSGPAAAYVTALDNDALAGALRAQGHTVTPAGEGLRVDAEPVDVGRAALQAGVVLTDLRNGRRGLEDLFLELTAGTQREGHPAAATQLQDPNQPQQQHQQGAQA, via the coding sequence ATGATCAAGGTCGACCGACTGACCAGGACGTACGGCGGCTTCACCGCCGTCGACGACGTGAGCTTCACCTGCCAACCCGGCCGCGTGACCGGCTTCCTCGGCCCCAACGGGGCCGGGAAGACGACCACGATGCGGATCATGGTGGGTCTGACCCCGGCCACGAAGGGGCAGGTGACGATCGGCGGGCTGGACTACCACGACATCCCCAACCCCGGCCGCCACGTCGGGGTGCTCCTCGACGCCGGCGCCCAGCACGCCGGGCGCACCGGCCGCGAGATCCTCACCCTCGGCGCGAAGACGATGGGCCTGCCCATGTCGCGGGTCGACGAGATGCTGGCGCTGGTCTCGCTGACCGACGCCGAGGCCACGCGGCGGATGCGCAACTACTCCCTCGGCATGAAGCAGCGGCTCGGCATCGCCCACGCCCTGCTCGGCGACCCGTCGGTGCTGATCCTCGACGAGCCCGCCAACGGCCTGGACCCGGCCGGCATCCGGTGGATGCGCGACCTGCTCAAGGGCTACGCCAACCGCGGCGGCACCGTGCTGCTCTCCAGCCACCTGCTCAACGAGGTCGAGCTGGTCGCCGACGAGATGATCCTCATCGGTCGCGGCCGGATCGTCGCCCAGGGCGACAAGAAGACCCTGCTGGCCCAGTCGGGCCCGGCCGCGGCGTACGTCACCGCGCTCGACAACGACGCCCTGGCCGGCGCGCTGCGGGCCCAGGGCCACACGGTCACCCCGGCCGGCGAGGGCCTGCGGGTCGACGCCGAGCCCGTCGACGTCGGCCGCGCCGCCCTCCAGGCGGGGGTCGTCCTGACCGACCTGCGCAACGGCCGCCGCGGGCTGGAGGACCTCTTCCTCGAGCTCACCGCCGGCACCCAGCGCGAGGGCCACCCCGCCGCCGCGACCCAGCTCCAGGACCCGAACCAGCCGCAGCAGCAGCACCAGCAAGGAGCCCAGGCATGA